From Salmo salar chromosome ssa04, Ssal_v3.1, whole genome shotgun sequence, one genomic window encodes:
- the LOC106603082 gene encoding spermine synthase: MALRHYTLDFNLSAPADCPSTVRGLQSIFQEQEMTETVHDTEGHGYLATFIGKNGRLVILRVHSQGLVTVDLQCCEGDNIAQIDNLLNALEKKLKSLLHGNIRRVKRLPALTRGAAVDRYWPTADGRLVEYDIDRVVYDEDSAYQNIKILHSQQFGNILILNGDVNLAESDLPYTQAIMGRGKENYTGKEVLILGGGDGGILAEAVKLKPKMITMVEIDQMVIDGCRTHMRKACGSVLDNLKGDCYQVLVEDCVPVLKKYVEEGKTFDYVINDLTAVPISTAPEEDSTWEFLQLILDLSIKVLRPTGKYFTQGNCANLTEALALYEEQLGRLSCPVDFSKEVVCVPSYMELWVFYTVWKK, encoded by the exons ATGGCACTGCGACATTACACCCTCGACTTCAACCTCTCAGCGCCAG CTGACTGTCCTTCAACTGTGCGTGGGCTGCAGTCTATATTTCAAGAGCAGGAAATGACAGAGACTGTCCATGACACTGAGGGACATGGATACCTTGCTACCTTCATTGGCAAGAATGGCAG gttgGTTATTCTGCGTGTGCACTCCCAAGGTCTGGTTACCGTTGATCtgcagtgttgtgaaggagataACATTGCACAAATAGATAAT CTTTTGAATGCACTGGAAAAGAAGCTAAAAAGTCTCCTACATGGAAACATTAGGAGGGTCAAGAG GCTCCCAGCTCTGACACGAGGTGCAGCTGTTGATCGATACTGGCCCACAGCAGACGGCAGACTGGTGGAGTATGACATCGATCGGGTTGTATACGATGAGGACTCTGCATACCAGAACATAAAGATCTTGCACTCACAGCAGTTTGGCAATATCCTGATCCTCAATGGAGATGTTA ATCTGGCAGAGAGTGACCTGCCCTACACCCAGGCCATCATGGGCAGAGGGAAAGAGAACTATACAGGAAAAGAGGTGCTGATCTTAGGAGGCGGTGATGGAGGAATCCTCGCTGAGGCCGTCAAACTCAAGCCAAAGATGATCACCATGGTGGAG ATCGACCAAATGGTGATTGATGGGTGCAGGACGCACATGAGGAAGGCTTGTGGAAGTGTTCTGGACAACCTGAAGGGAGACTGTTACCAG GTGTTGGTGGAGGACTGTGTTCCGGTTCTGAAAAAGTATGTTGAGGAAGGGAAGACGTTTGATTACGTCATCAATGATCTCACAGCAGTTCCAATCTCCACAGCGCCAGAGGAAG ACTCTACATGGGAGTTCCTACAGCTTATCTTGGATCTTTCAATCAAAGTACTGCGTCCTACTGGGAAGTACTTCACACAG GGAAACTGTGCAAATCTGACTGAGGCACTGGCTCTCTATGAGGAACAGCTGGGAAGGCTCTCATGTCCTGTGGACTTTTCGAAGGAGGTGGTGTGTGTGCCCTCTTATATGGAACT GTGGGTTTTCTACACCGTTTGGAAGAAGTAa
- the LOC100136559 gene encoding transforming growth factor beta-1 proprotein isoform X1, with protein sequence MRAECLTLVVLLALEYMCRSEAMSTCKSLDLELMKRKRIEAIRGQILSKLRLPKEPEIDQEGDFEKVPTSLISIYNSTVELSEEQVHTCIPPTQDTEEEAYFAKEVHKFNMKQSENNIKHQMLFNMSEMRSVLGTDRLLSQAELRLLIKNRGMQDSSEQRLELYRGVGDKARYMKSHFISKEWANRWISFDVTQTLREWLQGAGKEQGFQLKLPCDCGKTMEEFRFEIAGMNKPRGDKETLFMNMPKPHILLMSLPVERHSQLSSRKKRQTTTEEICSDKSESCCVRKLYIDFRKDLGWKWIHEPTGYFANYCMGPCTYIWNTENKYSQVLALYKHHNPGASAQPCCVPQVLEPLPILYYVGRQHKVEQLSNMIVKSCKCS encoded by the exons ATGAGGGCAGAATGTTTGACGCTGGTTGTCTTATTGGCGCTGGAATATATGTGTCGGAGTGAAGCCATGTCCACCTGTAAGTCACTGGACTTGGAGCTGATGAAGAGAAAACGCATTGAGGCCATCCGTGGACAGATACTGAGCAAGCTGCGGCTGCCCAAGGAGCCAGAGATTGACCAGGAGGGAGACTTCGAGAAAGTCCCAACCTCCCTGATATCCATCTACAACAGCACAGTGGAGCTGAGTGAGGAGCAGGTGCACACATGCATACCACCCACTCAGGATACAGAAGAGGAAGCATACTTTGCAAAGGAGGTCCACAAGTTCAACATGAAACAAA GTGAGAACAACATTAAGCACCAAATGCTCTTCAACATGTCTGAGATGCGGTCTGTATTAGGGACAGATCGACTGCTCTCTCAAGCTGAGCTCCGTCTCCTCATCAAAAATCGTGGCATGCAGGACAGCAGCGAGCAGAGGCTGGAACTCTACAGAGGCGTTGGAGATAAGGCACGTTACATGAAGTCCCATTTTATCTCAAAGGAATGGGCCAATCGCTGGATCTCCTTTGATGTTACACAGACTCTGAGGGAGTGGCTGCAAGGGGCTG GAAAGGAGCAAGGATTCCAATTGAAGTTGCCTTGTGATTGTGGGAAAACAATGGAAGAATTCCGCTTTGAAATAGCAG GGATGAACAAGCCCAGGGGAGATAAAGAAACTCTCTTCATGAACATGCCAAAGCCTCACATTttactgatgtcacttcctgTGGAACGCCACAGCCAGCTTAGCTCTCGGAAGAAACGACAAACCACTACTGAAGAGATCTGCTCAGA CAAATCGGAGAGTTGCTGTGTGCGAAAGCTTTACATTGACTTCCGTAAGGACCTGGGCTGGAAATGGATCCATGAACCCACTGGCTACTTTGCTAACTACTGCATGGGCCCCTGCACCTATATATGGAACACAGAGAACAAGTACTCCCAG GTACTGGCTCTGTATAAGCACCACAATCCTGGAGCCTCTGCCCAACCTTGCTGTGTTCCACAGGTCTTGGAGCCCCTACCCATTCTCTACTATGTGGGTAGACAACACAAG GTGGAGCAGTTGTCCAATATGATTGTTAAGTCCTGCAAGTGTAGCTAG
- the LOC100136559 gene encoding transforming growth factor beta-1 proprotein isoform X2: protein MSTCKSLDLELMKRKRIEAIRGQILSKLRLPKEPEIDQEGDFEKVPTSLISIYNSTVELSEEQVHTCIPPTQDTEEEAYFAKEVHKFNMKQSENNIKHQMLFNMSEMRSVLGTDRLLSQAELRLLIKNRGMQDSSEQRLELYRGVGDKARYMKSHFISKEWANRWISFDVTQTLREWLQGAGKEQGFQLKLPCDCGKTMEEFRFEIAGMNKPRGDKETLFMNMPKPHILLMSLPVERHSQLSSRKKRQTTTEEICSDKSESCCVRKLYIDFRKDLGWKWIHEPTGYFANYCMGPCTYIWNTENKYSQVLALYKHHNPGASAQPCCVPQVLEPLPILYYVGRQHKVEQLSNMIVKSCKCS, encoded by the exons ATGTCCACCTGTAAGTCACTGGACTTGGAGCTGATGAAGAGAAAACGCATTGAGGCCATCCGTGGACAGATACTGAGCAAGCTGCGGCTGCCCAAGGAGCCAGAGATTGACCAGGAGGGAGACTTCGAGAAAGTCCCAACCTCCCTGATATCCATCTACAACAGCACAGTGGAGCTGAGTGAGGAGCAGGTGCACACATGCATACCACCCACTCAGGATACAGAAGAGGAAGCATACTTTGCAAAGGAGGTCCACAAGTTCAACATGAAACAAA GTGAGAACAACATTAAGCACCAAATGCTCTTCAACATGTCTGAGATGCGGTCTGTATTAGGGACAGATCGACTGCTCTCTCAAGCTGAGCTCCGTCTCCTCATCAAAAATCGTGGCATGCAGGACAGCAGCGAGCAGAGGCTGGAACTCTACAGAGGCGTTGGAGATAAGGCACGTTACATGAAGTCCCATTTTATCTCAAAGGAATGGGCCAATCGCTGGATCTCCTTTGATGTTACACAGACTCTGAGGGAGTGGCTGCAAGGGGCTG GAAAGGAGCAAGGATTCCAATTGAAGTTGCCTTGTGATTGTGGGAAAACAATGGAAGAATTCCGCTTTGAAATAGCAG GGATGAACAAGCCCAGGGGAGATAAAGAAACTCTCTTCATGAACATGCCAAAGCCTCACATTttactgatgtcacttcctgTGGAACGCCACAGCCAGCTTAGCTCTCGGAAGAAACGACAAACCACTACTGAAGAGATCTGCTCAGA CAAATCGGAGAGTTGCTGTGTGCGAAAGCTTTACATTGACTTCCGTAAGGACCTGGGCTGGAAATGGATCCATGAACCCACTGGCTACTTTGCTAACTACTGCATGGGCCCCTGCACCTATATATGGAACACAGAGAACAAGTACTCCCAG GTACTGGCTCTGTATAAGCACCACAATCCTGGAGCCTCTGCCCAACCTTGCTGTGTTCCACAGGTCTTGGAGCCCCTACCCATTCTCTACTATGTGGGTAGACAACACAAG GTGGAGCAGTTGTCCAATATGATTGTTAAGTCCTGCAAGTGTAGCTAG